The Parambassis ranga chromosome 4, fParRan2.1, whole genome shotgun sequence genome includes the window atttgaatggctgattttttagagggtgttttacattggaaatgcattaggaggggacagagagagctgatacagttaaacattcaggttgtcatggatacaggcaggcaggcagggctgatcCCACgatgacaggctgacacacaagaagcatacaaagcagccatgtttgtagtctttatcacactttaagcattgtatctgtcatattgatcgtccttcagctgtatactacttttccacattcacatcacacagcctgagcttcttataatcttatgggTTTTTGGCAAGcatcaaaataataattgttcttttgttctggttttcaccctctttctttctttctttcttttctttctttactgtccaggaaaaagacagtatggtaaaccgactgtcagaggacatgtcctcttagaaaatcagctgtccaagagcatggccaagtacagtcgttggaccccgaacagctggtggacatctttctgccaatgtggttaaaatcacaggaaccacagaagaaagagacGTGTCGCAGAGGACaccaaacacagagcagggccacggTCCAcaacattcggaggacagtgagatggacagcctctttgcaaggatcaatgcagacatctggtactaccatgaccgtgaggactaccggaatagctggtactaccagtcGCCAGGCTGAGggcgaacaagtgtgcagaccaccgatggacttgtctcagagacaccagcacagagcagggccaagtacagtccgttggaccccgaacagctggtagacatctttctgccaacgtggttagaatcaccggaaccacagaagaaagaacatgtcacagagacaccagcacagagcaggcccacgtaagaccgttggacccccaaacagctggtggacatctttctgccacgtggttaaaatcacaggaccacagaagaaagtacgtgtcgcagaaacaccacgcacagagcaggcccacgtacagacattggaccccaaacagtggtggacatctttctgccacatGGTTgtaatcacaggaaccacagaagaaagaacatgtcgcaGAGacaaccagcacagagcagggccaaggtcacacattcggagggaCAGTGAGACTGGACAGCCTCTTGCAAGGATCATGCAGACATGTGgtctaccatgaccgtgaggactaccggaatagctggtaactaccaggtctgccaggccgaggCGAAACAAGTGTGCAGTACCACCGATGGCCTTGTCTCAGaggacaccagcacagagcaggcccacgtacagaccattggaccccaaacagctggtggacatctttctgccaacgtggtttaaatcaaaggaaccacagaacgaaagtacgtgtcgcagagacgccagcacagagcaggcccacgtacagaccgttggaccccaaacagctggtagacatctttcttccAACTGGTTTAAattcacaggaaccacagaagaaagaatgtgtcgcagagacaccagcacagagcaggcccatgtacagaccgttggacccaaaacagctggtggacatctttctgccatcgtggtttaaatcaaaggaaccacagaagaaagaacgtgtcgcagaagacgcccagcacagagcaggtgcaaggtcacacattcggaggacagtgagatggaccaGCCtcttgcaaggatcaatgcagacatgtggtactaccatgaccgtgaggactaccggaatagctggtactaccaggtctgccaggccgagcgaaaaagtgtgcagaccaccgatggacttgtctcagagacaccagcacagagcagggccacgtaagaccgttggaccccaaacagctggtggacatctttcttgccaacgtggtttaaatcacaggaacacagaagaaagaatgtttcgcagacaccagcacagagcaggcccacgtacaggaccgttggaccccaaacagctggggACATCttttttgccaacgtggtttaatcacaggaaccacagaagaaagaaaacgtgtcgcagagacaccagcaaaGAGCAGgccccacgtacagaccgttggaccccaaacagctggtggacatctttctgccaacgtggttaaaatcaccaggaaccacagaagaaagaatggtTTCGCagagagacaccagcacagagcaggcccacgtacaggacaccgttggaccccaaacagctggtggacatctttttgccaacgtggtttaaatcacaggaaccacagaagaaagaacgtgtcgcagagacaccagcacagagcagggccaaggtcacacattcgtggaggacagtgagatggacagcctctttgcaaggatccatgcagacatctggtactacctgaccgtgaggactaccggaaagctggtactaccaggtctgccaggctgagcgacaAAGTGCGTAGACTACCAGGACCGatccagcctgggcaacccgaagagtagggatagttgtggaaaggagcttttaccatttttatgcatgttttatcctgtttcctgtaatttgattattttggtgctttataaatatacttaacttgacttgatcttgtttacttgaccttattttatcttatgagagctatatgtgtgtgtgtgtgtaatctactgtggcggcaagcctggttgtaaagtctgacagcagcagggaggaaggacctgtggaagcgctccttcaccagcgtggatggagcagcctgtcactaaaggagctgctcagtgctgtgcatggggtgggtggtgacgctttgccagcatcctctgatctcccacctcctccacaggatcaaggaggtggagtctgctctggcccttcttgtaaagtgcagctgtgttgtcggtccagtccagtttcttgttcagatgaggtcatcacagacacacagagcgatcatctacatcctcatcatctgctctaaagctgcaacacgatcaatgaacggaagtttgaaccttttcaggacgttgtccactgtttgtccatcaaatgtcagaatgcactgattgattaatcatgggcaatcaatcaataatgaaacatcatcagctctagaaaactgcagcattaaggtttacatctgaacacagactgcacatggcgtCTATGACTTGTTTAAACTCATGCCAAATGTCCTGTCATACTGGGcctcggccaccagggggctgctcgtgtgaacctgcaggcggtcctttcaaatcctgtttttggtgtcgctcttcctcctgctgtaaaccccccctccgcctggtggttcagtctcagaggcctccgtcctgtgcactgaaaccactgcaggtgttttccctctaactgaaagtgagagtccggactttcctgtcaacagaaaacacccccacagctgatttaaaggtgaacaggagcaccatggtaaccatgtaataccacaccgaaccagcaggcggtgcagtgagtcagcacaggctctactccgccctcagtccaatcagagtggaggattgagagtcagcagggctgctgtgtgtatagaagcctccatcagcagcctgcatgctgatctgctggatgaacttcctccagtgtgaacggggcctcatcaGTTTCTCCCCTGCTCGGCAGTCATTGTgcttacttcctgtgtttgtgcttccagccgGCTGAGCAGACAGTATCTCTCCCTTACAGCGTTTGTTTGTGTTGGATAAACTCTAAATTATCTATTAcaaaaaacagtccaaagtaaatgagcatgtgtctcattcagcaggtgtgagcaaagaagaagagctggatgaaaagcttctaaggctgatctgtgggggatgagaccccaaaaagatttaaaaaggacttctaatcagaactctccgacctctgcggcacactgctgaaatgagcccgaaatcaagaacaaagtggaacacatcacatggctgacagcaaagtcgttctgttttagtgctgtgatctgtgtgggacttaaagtcaaactgcagattcattaacaacaaacaacaaataaatatcacagcacgGCGGTGCAGCAGATTCATAAAGACTCTTATCTTTACAGGCTCCATGCCTTCGGTGCTGCTGGACATGACGCCTCAGTGTGAGTTGGGTGCAGGCTAGGTTAGGCtaacagtttctccctgctcccagtctgtgtgcacactatcCCTGAAACCAggccaagctaagctaatagcaacctctgtgtgcatgcagtgcagaAACGCTAACGCTGCTACGCCTCTGCATGGAGGCTTAGGTTGTGTTAGCTGGATGGTGTTGTGTGGAGATTAGAGGAACgcagctgctgccctgtttgtctgcagcagctgattgctgaaagataaaaaactacaaaagtgcATCTGAGTCGCCTAAGGGTGCtcagcacactgcaaaaacagctctactagaaaaaaggaaaatattcttATAGTCAATCAAATTATCTTGTATCAAGCAAATGAATCTGCCAATGgggtaagcttttttttcttgacaagattcttaaaataggcccaaaattcttggctctgtaagactaaaatgagaCTTAAAACAAGACAGNNNNNNNNNNNNNCAGAATCGCTCTCCCAACTTCCTGGCAGAGAAGGCTTTCAATGCTGCAGTAGCTGCACTCAAACTTACTGTTCTATCTGTTCACTTCTGCCCCTACTAAAGGTAAAACCACAGTACTGCACAGGTTCTTTTCAGTGACTATAAACTGTAACTGACATCATAAATCTTTGGACATTACAACTTTTTCAGCCTCAGAGTGACTTCTCTGCTGCAAATGATGCTCAGCGTGTTCCTACTCCTCGTCATGGCAATTTGACCCGTCCACTAGTCCCAGAGATGTGCTTTTGCGTTGGTGCAGGAAACACAGAGCCACCACCCACCAACCATCTCATGGGGAGGATGGAAACAGTCTTCTTATCTGCTGTTCATCTTGTCATATGCAAGTTCATTCCAGTGAGTAAAAACGCCACAGCATATGTTTGTGACAGATGTGTTTTACAAATTAAAAGTGGAAGATGCATCTGCAAACATGCATTAATAGCTACAGACACCCTGTGTGATTCTGTATATGCACACTAGCTCCTTTTTGCTGTGCAGTATTTTTGAATTTATAATGCTTTTTGTTTTAGAAAAGTTGTATTTTCCTCCACTTTTCTCCTGAGCATAGTGTTGTGGGAAAACTAGGAAGCTCAGAAGATGCAGTGCAACAAACTGTGTGATCAGTTCCCCTGTCTCTGCCCTCTTTAAGGCTTTAGGTTTAACTTTTTGACCTAGGTTAAACTAGCTAAGATACTAAAGCAACACAAATGTCTCTCTGAAGACACCACTACAAATTTCCCAAACTCTAATTATCCTGCTTTCTGCACCATGATCACAGGAAAGTTGACTTTTAAGGGCTTATGACTTCTGTGAAGCAATCTGTGAAAGGACAGGAAGCTTCTTGTTATGTTAGAGTGAGTTGTCTTCCGGCCCTAGTTTATGTTGCCATAAATAAAAACCAGTGCCAGTTCTTCTAATATGTAAACCATGTTTTATATGGACAACTTCTTGATATAACAAGCTGAACATACAACCACTTAAATCACagccacatgtgcacacatgcgtAGTCAGTACAGTAACCCTCTTGGGTTCCTATTATCCCTAAAGCTGGAGTTCACCTTCAAGGCCAGTTCATTAGCCAGCCAGGGATGAGCTGGGCTCAGCTGGGGAAACAGCACTGCTATTGATAAGAGGACATGAAGCAGAAAGAGCTCTTGTCAAAAACGCCAGTTCTGTGCTCCATCCCTTCTCTCTGCATTGTTTTGGAGTGAATAGCTGacaaaaaaatcattcaaaCCTGTCCAGGTGTTACAACAACTGTTCCAAAAGCTCAGATTTGGAGATGTCGATGAGAAGATTATAAATGAGTCAGTGGTTAACAAACAGGTTTGGTGCAAGATGATAATACATCACGCTTCTGGAAATGCTGAATGTAGTAGCAAAGATAAACAAAACCAAGAGTGTCTCTTTCTTTACAGGTTGTTACGGTGTGAGGCCAGACTCTGTTGGTGAGTCCTGGATATGCTCAAGGTGCAAAGCAGGAGCCTGGACAGTGGTGAGTAGTAGCTGTACTGCTACAACTACCTAAATCTAGCCTGCACAATTAGATCTACAACTACTCATATATTATTTAGGAACTATGACAATGAGTATGCaattgaggggaaaaaaagaacagtgtgTTAATTTGCttactatatttttttttttaccaggagTGTTGTCTCTGTAACTTAAGAGGAGGAGCTTTAAAGACTACCACAGACAACCGGTTAGTgccacattttttgtgttttgcttaGAAAAATCAAACAAGAAACACCCTTTGTCTCTCCTGCTTAAATGCAAGGATTTCCTATTGCCAAGAGAGCTTTCTTGATACCATCTAATAAGCGTTATGAATTTCTCTCCAGGTGGGTCCATGTCATCTGTGCCATAGCTGTGGCTGAAGCTCGCTTCGTCAATGCCATAGAAAGGGAGCCAGTGGATGTCAGTGCAGTCCCAGAAACCCGCAAGAATCTGGTAGGTCCAGGCAGAGAGAAAGGGCAGGTTTACACATCTCTGTCATAGTATTGATTAATGTTAGACAGCCAGTTGTCCATGCTCATTGCCCGCTGCAGGTGTTTAAAATCGTTTTCTTGCCTCTACAGTATTTTCctacatttaggtgaatggctTTTATTCCTTTTCAGTTCCTTCATGTTTGCCCTTCCTTCCTACCTAGTGGATCTTTTTGTGACTTGTAGAGAACATGGGGTAAAACGATGTGCTGAAGGGAATGGCTGAATAATCAGCTGTCATTTCTCACTGTGCCAAATGAACTGCGTTGATCCTGTGGGCAGGAGGCAATTTTCCCATTGCTGCCGTGTCTTTGAACACAGCTCATCCCGTGCCTTCATTTCCTTGTGCCATTCTTTCTTCTGAGTTTCTGCATCACTGCTTCATTCACCTGTTCTCACTTCACAACAACAGTGCTTGCTGATGCATTATCACATATCTGCCCATAATGttactctctccctccctttctctttgAATAATCTATCAAAGACGAGCTGGGTAACATTGGCATCCGAGTGCTGTCAGAGCTCTGCGGTCAATGATTCGAATGGCTGGGCTGATCAAATGTGAACATGCACGTTTGAAACCGGTTTATATTGCATCGTGTTCAGCAATCATTGTTGGTTTTTTCCCCTCCTGACTTTGAACATGTTGTTTTCAGGCATAGAGACTTCACAAGGTTTGCTATTGTCTTGGTTATTTCAGAATTTCTCAGACTCACTAACACTGCTCAAAGCCTCTAAAGACGTACCTTTCCCAGAGGTGGTGTTGCATCTTGCACCTAGAGGTAATGCAATTTCAGTTCTTGTAAAAACAGCCTCCAGCTTGGAAATGCAAgctgtttaaataaatcatcagTCGGTCATGAAACGCCTTTCCACCTACAATTCCAGGTCCATTCCCCTGCTACATGCAAAACAAACTAAAGCAGCAACTGCAttgttttccatccatccatccatcttcaaccgcttatccggggccgggtcgcggggacagcagtctaagcagggacacccagacttccctctcaccagacacttcctccagctctctgggggaatcccaaggcgttcccaggccagctgagagaacATAGTCTCTCcaaccgcgtcctgggtcttccccggggcctcctcccagtgggacatgccggaacacctccccagggaggtgtcaaggaggcatccgaaccagatgcccgagccacctcagctggctcctctcgatggggaggagcagcggctctactccgagctcctctcgggtgactgagcttctcaccctatctctaagggagcgcccagccacccttcgaaggaaactcattttggccgcctgtattcgcgatctcattctttcggtcactacccaaagctcatgaccataggtgagggtaggaacgtagattgaccggtaaatcttCACCaaccggctcagctccttcttcaccacaacagaccggtacagcgaccgcattactgcggaagctgcaccgatccgtctgtcaatctcccgctccatttttccctcactcgtgaacgagaccccgagataaacaaactcctccacttggggcaggcgctctcctcccacccagagaggacaaactaccttttttccggtcgagaaccatggcctcagacttggaagtgcctgattctcatcccagccgcttcacactcagctgcaaatcgtcccagtgcacactgaaggTCCCGGCtcaatgaagccaacaggacaacatcatctgcaaaaagcagagatgaaatcctatggttcccgaaccagatcccctccggtccctcgctgcgcctataaattctgtccataaaaattatgaacagaactggtgacaaagggcagccctgccggagtccaacatgcactgggaacaggtctgacttactcccagagcacctcccacaagatgccttGACTGCATTGTTTTaatatcatttatttttccaCCTGTCAGTTAGCCAGTTATTTTCTCAACAGATTAACTGTTAACAGGATTTTCAGCCAtcttgtgtatatgtgtgtatacatatcTTAGCTTCCTGCTAACTCCACTTTGGAGTGGCTATACTGATGAATGCAAGCCCTGTGTGGCTCCCCTAGTGTTTTTAACACGTAGAGTTACACAGTGCTAGTGCAGGTGCTGCAGTGCAGACCTTCTCAGGTTATGGAGAGGGATCCTTCATGATGTTATGATTTCATGTGCCAACAGTATGATATTGTGAGCATTATCTTAAGGGAAAATGCTACATAGTATGATTTTAATTGTACTTTAGAAGtaagctcagagagagagagagcttgattTGTTTCTGATTAATCTTTCAACAGAGAGTAGAGTAGAGAACAGTGTATTCAAAAGAGAGTATATGTGTGAAGATTAAATCCCAAACATAGAAAAActgaaataatatataaaaacacaactgcTGCTCTTGTGTCATGTCAGCGCCAGTCTGGCATTTTAGCAGTGGTAAACCACACCAGCTGGGTGAATCCTATAAAACATAGCAGCTGGTAAACTATATCTGCCCTGCACTAGTACAAAAATGAAGTATTGACGCTCCAATaaagaatttttattttttttattgatcgaCCACGCACTGAGCTACAGCTGCTCACAGAGTGCGTTTCAGGAGCAGGAGACACAGAAAAGAAGGgctggagatggagagagagtgtgacGGAACGGAATTACACGGACCGTGTGAGATGGTAGATAGTCACAGTAAACCATGATAACACTTAACAGCTGTCAAAGCTGTAGGGATAATGGGTTGTGTCTATTAGATTGAAGCGTGTTGTCATGAGTTGAATGTTTGTCTCTGAGCCTAAACTGGATTGTAGTGAAAATACAGCATGAAGATAAGATGTGTAAAGAAAAAGGACATTGTACGACTTACATTGTAAGAGAGGGATAATGTTGCAGCTGGTATGTGCATGGTGTGGACTATCTAAGTGGCACAATGATTCTGGCCAAACGTGCAGAACAAGTAGGCTGAATTCAGTGGagaagagcaaagccttcatgACAAAATAGGGGTTGAACGAGTGATGCCAGCGACGCAAatgccaggaaaaaaaagaatgtcaaAGTGACAGTTGTGGCTGCTGTTATCAACAAATGTATAAGAAAATGAGTATGTCACCACAGAACTGACTGATGATTGCACAAGCTCATCATGTCATGTGCAAAGctgaaacatccatccatttttaatGAGCAGAAACCTGTTGGGGGTACCAAACAGAATCAGAGAtcagagggaaaagaaaaatgGTTGTGCTGCTGATGCTTCCACCATCTCTATTTCATGAGAGGCCCCGCAATTACAGCAATTTTATGCTGTGCCAGACTAAAAGAGTGAAATTGTTTGTGTAGAAAAATTTTAGTTTTAATTGTTTTAACCTTCTTGGAGTTGCAGAAGTTCAAGTGCTAGAGGTATTACAGATGCAATTGTGAAACAGTGTGATTACAAATGATTCGGGTTCAGACATCAGTGTGACGTCAGTGTGAGCTCACAGAGTTGCAGGGAATTGATCTCTCAAAgagtcttttgtttttgttgcagaaATGCGTCTTTTGCCACAGCAACAGTTCTACTGAGAACCACGCGCCTGCATCCAGTGCTCATACGAGGAACTGTGCCCCCTCCTTCCACGTCACCTGCGCTCAGATAGCCGGAGTAGTCATGACACCTGCCGACTGGCCCTACGTGGTGTCTGTGACCTGCCACAAGCACAAAATGAAAACGACTACTACTGTAACTAAAAGTAAAACCCCAAAGGTGAGTGCACATCAGGATAATCAGTGTGTCGTTTTATGAAATGAAACTCACTAAAGCTGAAAAGTTCTGTTAAGCTGTAGCTTGGTGTTTTACATTGTATAACAAAATATGGCATGGGGTTATACGCTGGCTTAGATTTGTTCAAGGTGTTAATTTGTGAAAACAACACCAGTGTTTTCTCATTAACACACCCTGGGCCACCTGTCAAGGCTCCAGACAAAAAGCAGAACATGACTTTATCCCTGCTGACATTTCCTGTCTTAACCCCCCGTTTTGATTTTTTGGTTCCTCTCCTCAGCCTCGGGTGGTACCCAAGGCCCCACAGGGTCCCATCCTCGGCCAACGGGTGATTGGTCGCAACACTGACAGCTGGTATTACCACTGCACCATCATCGGCATGGCAACGCAGACGTTCTACGAGGTCAACTTTGACGATGGTTCATACTGTGACAACCTGTACCCAGAAAATATTTTAGTGAGTACTCGCACAGTACAATCGGACACCTACCTGTATACATTTATGGAGATAACAAATAGAAAGTTTCCCTTTTAGAAGAAATAACCTAGCAATGGTTATGTGCTTTGTAGCATTTTGGCAAGTGGAAATGTAATGACTAAATGTAAATTCATATGACCTTTAATGAGTCACTGCTGTACGTTGGCAATAAACATAACTTAAGTAACATTAaagggaaaaagaagaaaacgtcTCATGTGACAATACAGAAACCAATTTGGCAGTGAACTTTAAAATAATCCCTCATTACTTATATAAACAACCTATTTGAATTGCAGGAAAAATTATTTAGCTAAGCTTGTGAAAAGCCTTCAAATCTCTTCAACCTAGCccgtctgtttctgtgtctttctttcAGAGTCATGACTGCCTACACAGTGGTCCTCCGGATGCGGGGGAGCTAATTGTAGTAAGCACACCTGAGGGTCAGATCCTCAATGCTTCCTTTGTCAAGGAGCACACCCACAAGTTGTACCAGGTGAGAAGCGCACAACAATTCagatatttcagcagcagctggggcAAGTTCTATACACTGTAGAATCCTCCTGTCTCAGTAGATTGCAGCAGAGAATTTTGACACAGCGTGCCATTAAAACATAAAGTAGAGTGATTTTGCATCACTAGTATGTGTAGAATGCAGAGTTGAACCATAAAGCTTACCAGgttaaaaacactgaattaaATATGATGACTGTGGAATGAGGAAGGGCTTCCTTCATACATGCCGACACAGGCATGTATGAAGGTCCTTCTGTAAGAAGGACCAGAAATAAGGAGGTTCTACCCCATAGATTACTTTTTAAATAACAAAGTAATCTCTCCTTGTTCGCACTCAGTCCAGACACAATGCATCACCATCTCAAATTTTGTGACCGTTTCTATACTGTGTTCTTGTTCCCATGTAATCTGCTGGCTAAAGTACTAATAAGAGCCCTTTGgaatgtgtgtggctgtgatggGCTAAAAACAAGCCTCCAGCTGGTCACAGAGTCGTGGTCACCACCCTGACCTCATCCATTTTTCTTAAATattctacatttacatttaaagtgCTTAACTAAAGCTCTTATCCAGTCAGTGAGCAGCTTTGTGGTTCAGTGCTATGGTCAAGGACATTTTTGACAGGAGCACATGGTTGTTGATGGAACCATTGTTATTCCTGAGATCCAACCTGTATCTCTGTGGGTACTTTTATCCCCCCACTACACAATGGCCTGCCCACTTTGCTATGCACACAGTGCAGTTTGTTGCTGGTGTTGACTCCAATGTAGTGTTAACACTTGGATAGATTTTGCATGCCTCATACAGGCATCAAAATAATGTAGCGTAATTATGCTTTAAATACAAGTTTGTACTTGTTTAGAAGGGGCACCACACAGGAGTCGGCCTGGGACTGTAATACTTCAAATCAATGAAATATTATTATCAGTTGAATTAATCTCACATCAGAGGCTGTAAGTCCTGATAACTAGCTTTCCAAATTTCCTGGTGTGGATGCTAAGTGCTTTCTTCGCAGGTTAGTCTTTAAAGTCTCACGTTCCAGAGCTCGGCAAGGTAAATCTTGTTGTCAGTTAGATGGTGGTCCCTTCCTGAGGACTTTTCATTTGTAACTCTCTGGAGCATCGGAATTGACAGTTTTTACGGTTTCTCAAAACAAGattgttgatttttgttttggttaTATTTGTCCAGGTTGAGTTCACGACCAGACACAGCTGATGCTCAAACATTCGGAGGTCTATCATCTGGACCAGGAATTACCCAAAGGGTCAGATCCAGACTGGTGAGTAGCTTCTATCATACAATACACACAGGGCAGAAAATATACACCATAATGTGGTAGATGTAGGTTTGCagaggcaaataataagaaaggGCAAAAAATGTGAAGCCTGTTAGTTTGAATAAATAACTGTTTTACCTGGAATTCtgtactaaaataaaatgtagaagGGTCACCTCATAGAAACGTACTCTTTATATTAGAAGAACAATGAATTTGAAGACACTTTGCACATAGTCCGTTCTCATATGTCTTAGTAGTATCTGATATTAATGACTTATAAAcaggacagaacacacactatATGTAATAGATGTTTTATTAAAGTGTTGTGCTATGaaactattaaaaacacagtatATTTGTAATTTCCCCTCTGAGGGAGTAATAAAGGgttatcttatcttgtcttatctACAAAGCAAATGAAATGTCAAAGGACTGTATTTTACACTTACAGACCTAGAACTCTGGATTTCTCATAACATCTGGTGGTAGATAGTCCTGATAATCCCCCCTGTCTGTCCCCGTCTGCCTTCAGGCTATACCTGTACCACAGGAAGAGGTTTCCCCAGCAGATGAAGCCCAAGCAGCAAAACGGCGCCGCCTACCCTCTGAATCAGTGCTGCCCACCAACACCCCCATGGAGACAACTAGTACACCT containing:
- the LOC114434611 gene encoding lysine-specific demethylase 4B-like, with product MQVHSSCYGVRPDSVGESWICSRCKAGAWTVECCLCNLRGGALKTTTDNRWVHVICAIAVAEARFVNAIEREPVDVSAVPETRKNLKCVFCHSNSSTENHAPASSAHTRNCAPSFHVTCAQIAGVVMTPADWPYVVSVTCHKHKMKTTTTVTKSKTPKPRVVPKAPQGPILGQRVIGRNTDSWYYHCTIIGMATQTFYEVNFDDGSYCDNLYPENILSHDCLHSGPPDAGELIVVSTPEGQILNASFVKEHTHKLYQVEFTTRHS